In the genome of Raphanus sativus cultivar WK10039 unplaced genomic scaffold, ASM80110v3 Scaffold0540, whole genome shotgun sequence, the window GCTAAAACCGCGCCTCTTAAGATGGATcctcttgctccaagagttgatctagagataagagacCAAGAAGGGagttgataatggagtggcagatcatctctccaggatgaaagtgtcagatgagacagttcttgatgtggaacaaACCGAtggtacgtcaatgcgattggtctgcgcaacatggagcagtcaTCACCTGCCATTAAGGAttgttcccgcgtagaaggagcattcgttgcagtgattcagaaggagtacccgaatcttccatggtttgctgagattgccaacttcttggcagctgagaaagagcctttgaggttcactgggaatgagaagaggaaatttttgagggaggcaaggcactacttctgggatgagccgtacctctatcggcaaggcaaggatgggatcttcagaagatgtgttccagaggctgatattccagggatccttcaccactgccattgttcctcttatgctggtcacttcgccaccttcaagactgtttccaagatcctccaagccggtttctggtggcctactatgttcagagatgctcacgccttcatatctcgatgcaattcatgccaaaggatggggagtataagcaagagaaacgagatgcctcagaactacatcttggaagttgaagtgttcgattgctgggggatcgatttcatgggacctttcccagtctctcacaagaatgaatacatcctagttgctgtggactatgtctccaagtgggtggaagcaattgctagtccaactaatgatgcgcgagttgtaaccaagatgttcacctccattatctttccaagatttggagtgcctagagtggttataagcgatggtggaactcattTTATCAACAAagtgttccaaggattgctgagtaagaatggtgtgaaacacaaggttgcaaccgcctatcatcctcaaacaagtggtcaagtggaagtttccaacagagagatcaagaacatcctccagaagactgtcaacgccacccgcaaggattggtcccttaagcttgacgatgctctctgggcatacagaacagcctacaagacccctctagggaccactccctatcacctggtctatggcaaggcgtgccacctacctgttgagctagagtacaaggcggcttgggccgtcaaactactcaacttcgacatcaaacctgccaaagagaggcgaaccattcagatccacgagttggaggagatcaggcatctggcctatgagagttctaagatctacaaggaaaagaccaaggcgttccatgacaagcggatcatcagcagaagctttgttccgaacgatcaggtcttactcttcaattcgcgggttaagctgttccctggaaagcttaaatctagatggtcgggacctttcaccattaaggaggtccgcccttatggagctgttgtgttgctggacacaagaggaggagaattcgttgttaatggtcagcgtctcaagccatatcttgctgacacaacaatcgctgaaggtgtagagatacccttgagcgatccccctcaagcctaatcggctcattgaagtcaagctagtgacagaaaacaagcgcttggtgggaggcaacccactggtgagtgtaaatattgttttctctttgtctttatctttctaggaactaacttgcaggttgaaaaatcaagaaaattcgagatcactccaggagagcactccagcggttgaTCCGCCGTttgttcccaggtaagttctcgaaataaaaaaaaaaataataaaaaaaaaaaaaggaaggggaagcggttttgattggttattacaaacccaaacattccacttccccacttcatctctctcgccgcaaaccaCCCCCCCCTAGAACCCTAAAAATCGCAAACTCAcctctctcttttctcatcgattttggttctaaactcttgggattctcttgagattgggttATTTTGCAGGAATCAtctctccaatcaaggtaatcacCAAGAACTCTCTCCCtttttgcgcatgcaaatcgcgattggggagtgatttcttgggttctctctttcctttatgatttgcgatttcatcctaggttgtagctcttgatagtatacttgctactaggattgaattctTGATTGAGTttcaatggaagaggaaccgatttgttgcttgtgattctTGGCCCTTGCGATTTCTACTGTTAAGATTGAGGCTTGtataggttgtctagtaatcgatggacctgagtagaacaagaagattggattgttccatcgtttctagaacaaccgatgaactgtgctgatattgggttttgttttgtcttgtagatgcctccaaagatgcggaaCGCTAGAGTCACCAAGAGCACggcttctccagccgcgagtgctccacctggGTACCCGTGGCCGAACAAGACTGAGGGAGCGCCCATCGACCTTAATGATCagatgctccttgacttcaacgtcgAGGGATGGGACAAAGAGTCGGCGGCGGTTTACAACAAGCTActcctagcagagatcttgcccacgcgattcgtgaaccagcaaacactaggcgatctaggccttgacactgaggtgttcgacacgatgcaggctatgggaatcatgcctctctgctaTCAGGCTCAGGTTCTCTATcccgacttggtcaggcaagtgctcgcgacgtgcaagatcacttaccagaaccccaatgcgccttcgtatgagaactgcttcttctccttcatggctgatggcaaatTCTGTTCCATCTCTCTCGACGACCTGAACTCTctattcgagattgcagacacgccaaaggggaTTTCAGTGGAAAGAAAGTTCaaaccggcagacaccttttgggacctcatcgcagccggcaagttcacctctcgcaaggcctatcagtcgcagatccggaaccccgctatccggatcatcgccaagattgtgTCCAACGTCTTGTTCGcaaaggagtacacctccaagatcacgaatggagagctccaagttctctacacgggacttgaggacgagatgcgcagagagaacatcaccccgatccaggaagtcaagaccaacccagggtatcatctcatctccatgttcgctgagcgcagagacacactggttcgaactgatgataagaaggatcgttgcggcagtctgctcactcccttgttccagcatttcaacatcaacctcagctcttacacggtcgtctctgcgattgagtacatcgatactccttacctgatcgcatgtcacatcctgcgcgacgagaccacctacaagttccaggacaaagaagggaaccctctgtactgcaagctccctatgcctgggttcacggacttcttatccttggagaacattgtgttctcaccggctgaagagcacctctgcgatgatcctaaggcaccggttcagcacgatgatgaagacatggatgatgtggagcatgtgactccaccggctgatggtgagtacgacctggaggacttcaccgatgtgactgatgatcacgcctacagacgctggatggttgattcccagaagaagaacaacagcctcatgaagaggatactcagggcgatcacaggcggctgcattggagcacaggaggagcgtacaccgcagagaacaaggcgcccaggcaaggaacaagcAGGCACATCGACTGGAGGAgtgagactgccgaggaacaggaggacagctggtcactccggtagcggcgattcagactgagtccgaaaggactatttctatcccttgtcttatccatctaaactatttatttttcatgttatttgcttctgtttggtatgtttcagcttcctctgatttattttcacaaccagggatggtgtgaactaagtctgggggagcaatttttttttttattttttttttttttttattttttatttttttttaatcctgaataaaattgcataagaacagagtatgaaacaatagggttcagatgatcttctctatgagaggatggattcttctcccttacaagttgcagatcgcaatactcagtgttctcttgtaaaaactagcgtaagaaaaatagaaaatagatagatggcgttttatatggaggcgccaatcagaagaaaagagattagggcaacagggcttaaaatcccgaaataggagtttccatattcgtctggaacaatcgccggatcactccgtctgcttgttccgcttgagagagaacagtctcgggattgttctcttgagtgttctccgcaggaatgctccaaaaggacttcttttcatcaggcaccttctcttctttcttctgctaactccagacctgtaaaaggtcaaaaaggactagactgacacgaattagtgacttgaaacaattgaaaacatatatacaatgatgtgaaaaacaccatatatcatcTATCTTGGGCAAGCCCAGCACAAACTCCATAGAAAGATCTACCCAAGGgtggtcaggaataggtaaaggcatGCATAAACCGTAAAGATGTGACCTGGATTTTGTCTTAACTGATGGAACCCAGGACCTGGACCAGGACTTGGAGCAGACTCAGGACGATCAGATCAGTCCAACTGAGGTTCAGCCATTCAGACGTACCAGATCAACGGAcagagccgtgtaccggatcgacccgagtgcacccagacgcgacctaaggatggatccacgacctgatgaccgaatcagccgacccacaggcgttctaccccgacccattcgtcattccagagccaacagtcaagtcagaacccaTGATCATCATGAAGAATCAGATTCCAGACTTAGCATGTCTTTCCTGGCCCGTTTGGGACGTTCCGCACGCCCGGATCAGGCTGATCACGACCTTTCCGATCAGTTTGATGAAttcatgatgatcgatgcatccaacttctccaaagggatgttacttaggctctctgaagatttgggtcgagctatctcttcatccgttcatggatcatcgatgatcaacCATGCGGGCAGCCTTGCGTCTGTCCTGCTCCTTACCgcggacgacctgatcatcacaggatgaacctggacgaatcacgaacctggacagtcaatgaaccttgccaagtcttcatcaatttccgaactttgactggtcttggtcaattttatattttctatgtcttgttttcaacatttctattttcaatgttgtcttttccaagaattctctttatgtttctttgactcacaaacactataaataagtgagtctctcatgaataaaatcacAATCTATTTTGCTTTGCTATTTTTGAGTCTTCTCTCACTGTTCTTTGTCTCAAGAACATTCATAGTTtacttggtgaggttatctccgagtgaaacaccttcgttgtgttggaccggtgcgtcacatccggcaaccttcgaaactCTGGTAGTATCCTTgggcttccgcaacccttagtgtcacccttcgatccaccagttctcaatcctctcggatctgagttcatatcatccgtaCCGGTAGAGTGATCCGTATTTAGGTTCTATCATTAACGATCTAGGTTATATTGTTGACCAGTATCTTAACAGTCTTAATCGCAGGATTCAGATTTTAGAAGGAGGTTCGGATGTGGAGATCGGTGAATCTTTATAGgctggaaattaatattttttttcgtttttgctagtcataaatctaaaatatattctcaacttaaaaagatatattttcttttgtttcattatttattataaaaatctgatttatttgttttattgtattatacctTATGTAATAAGTGAATTAATTGGCAAAATGGGTCACTTTCAAGTTTGTTATTGGTTCATCGGAACGCTGAATGTTTTTATTGGCGAGGAGGGTCGCGTGTTTTGACGACCCTGTGCAAGTCTCTCGCAAAATACGAACCATCCCTTCTCCAGCTTGCTAATAACGAAAGCGCCACTCCTCTCTCGCACGTGAGAGTGTTCGTCGAGCTTCCCGGTTCCCGATAAACAGGAGTCATTTACTTCGTCGTGTTACCTGCAATTGCCGGTGAACGACTCGAAACACGTAGTTAATCAACTTTACtgccaatattttttttgactaCAGTCGTCGACTTTACTCTCAAAGACTCAAAAGACTGTTCGTTAATTTTTTGGCTCCGTTCTCCTAGCCCTCGAGACCTAGATCCACTCTCACGTGATCTTTCCGTCGCAGTTGATTCAACTTCCCCATAAAGTCTTCCAGAAAAGGCTTAAGAATTTGGTGTCTCGgtcagatacaatggtcctaggcatgccatgtaaACGTACCACCTCCTTAAAGAACAGGTGGGCGATTTGAGTGGCATCATTGGTTGTGTTACAAGCAGAGtgagccatcttggagaacctgtccacaacaacaaaaatggaatcCTTGTGGTCTATCTTGGGCAAGCCCAGCACAAAGTCCATAGAAAGATCTACCCAAGGgtggtcaggaataggtaaaggcatGCATAAACCGTAAAGATGTGACCTGGATTTTGTCTTAACTGATGGAACCCAGGACCTGGACCAGGACTTGGAGCAGACTCAGGACGATCAGATCAGTCCAACTGAGGTTCAGCCATTCAGCCGTACCAGATCAACGGAcagagccgtgtaccggatcgacccgagtgcacccggacgcgacctaaggatggatccacgacctgatgaccgaatcagccgacccacaggcgttctaccccgacccattcgtcattccagagccaacagtcaagtcagaacccaTGATCATCATGAAGAATCAGATTCCGGACTTAGCCTGTCTTTCCTGGCCCGTTTGGGACGTTCCGCACGCCCGGATCAGGCTGGTCACGACCTTTCCGATCAGTTTGATGAAttcatgatgatcgatgcatccaacttctccaaagggatgttacttaggctctctgaagatttgggtcgagctatctcttcatccgttcatggatcatcgatgatcaacCATGCGGGCAGCCTTGCGTCTGTCCTGCTCCTTACCGCGGACGACCTGATTATCACAGGATGAACCTGGACGAATCacgaacctggacagtcaatgaaccttgccaagtcttcatcaatttccgaactttgactggtcttggtcaattttatattttctatgtcttgttttcaacatttctattttcaatgttgtcttttccaagAATTCTCTTTAcgtttctttgactcacaaacactataaataagtgagtctctcatgaataaaatcacAATCGATTTTGCTTTGCTATTTTTGAgtcttctctcattgttctttgtctcAAGAACATTCATAGTTtacttggtgaggttatctccgagtgaaacaccttcgttgtgttggaccggtgcgtcacatccggcaaccttcgaaactCTGGTAGTATCCTTgggcttccgcaacccttagtgtcacccttcgatccaccagttctcaatcctctcggatctgagttcatatcatccgtaCCGGTAGAGTGATCCGTATTTAGGTTCTATCATTAACGATctaggttatcttgttgacCAGTATCTTAACAGTCTTAATCGCAGGATTCAGATTTTAGAAGGAGGTTCGGATGTGGAGATCGGTGAATCTTTATAGgctggaaattaatatttttttcgtttttgctagtcataaatctaaaatatattctcaacttaaaaagatatattttcttttgtttcattatttattataaaaatctgatttatttgttttattgtattatacctTATGTAATAAGTGAATTAATTGGCAAAATGAGTCACTTTCAAGTTTGTTATTGGTTCATCGGAACGCTGAATGTTTTTATTGGCGAGGAGGGTCGCGTGTTTTGATGACCCTGTGCAAGTCTCTCGCAAAATACGAACCATCCCTTCTCCAGCTTGCTAATAACGAAAGCGCCACTCCTCTCTCGCACGTGAGAGTGTTCGTCGAGCTTCCCGGTTCCCGATAAACAGGAGTCATTTACTTCGTCATGTTACCTGCAATTGCCGGTGAACGACTCGAAACACGTAGTTAATCAACTTTACtgccaatattttttttgactaCAGTCGTCGACTTTACTCTCAAAGACTCAAAAGACTGttcgttaattttttttggctCCGTTCTCCTAGCCCTCGAGACCTAGATCCACTCTCACGTGATCTTTCCGTCGCAGTTGATTCATCTTCCCCATAAAGTCTTCCAGAAATGGCTTAAGAATTTGGTGTCTCGgtcagatacaatggtcctaggcatgccatgtaaACGTACCACCTCCTTAAAGAACAGGTGGGCGATTTGAGTGGCATCATTGGTTGTGTTACAAGCAGAGtgagccatcttggagaacctgtccacaacaacaaaaatggaatcCTTGTGGCTATCTTGGGCAAGCCCAGCACAAAGTCCATAGAAAGATCTACCCAAGGGTGGTCAGGAATAGGCAAAGGCATAAACCGTAAAGATGTGACCTGGATTTTGTCTTAAGGCAGACAATGCACTTGGTGCACAAGTTCCCAACGTCCTTCCTCATGTTCGGCCAAAAGAAATGGTCGGTTAGGACACTTAGAGTTTTATCtctaccaaaatgtcccatgaggcCGCCACCATGGGCCTCCCGAACCAGCAATTCCCGCATGGACCCTTGGGGAATGCATAACTTCTTTTCCTTGAACAAGAAACCTTCTTGTTGATAGTAGGGGCCGGCTGCCCTCTTGGTGGTTTTCCTGAAAACTTCTTGAAAATAAGGGTCAGTAACATAAGAATCCTTAATATACTCAAAACCCATGATCTTAGCTTCCATGGTGGAGATAAGAGTGTGTCTCCGGGACAGAGCATCGGCCACCACATTGTCTTTGCCCTTCTTGTACTTAATCACATAAGGGAAAGTCTCCACAAACTCTAACCATCTGGCGTGCCTCTTCTTGAGTGCGGTCTGACCTCTCAAGTGTTTAAGagtctcatgatctgtatgaataacaaactctttagacaaaagataatgttgccaagtttcAAGAGATCTCAGTAGAGCATAAAGCTCTTTGTCGTAGGTGGGATAATTGAGGGCAGCTCCActcaatttctcactgaagaaggctaCTGGTCGGCCTCCCTGAGTAAGCACAGCTCCTATGCCTgtacctgatgcatcacattcaatctcataGGTTTTATCGAAGTTAGGTAGAGACTCTTCTTTGGCAGGACCCCAAGTAAAggatacattcttcttgatcacagatGTCATTGGGGCAGCAATGGTACTGAAATCCTTGACAAACCGTCGATAGAAGCTGGCCAGACCATGGAAACTGCGGACATGGCCGATTGTGGTCGGAGTTGGCCAGTCTTGGATCGccttgatcttttcttcatcgaCCTTCtgtccctgtgaactcacaacaaaacctaagcTTCATCGATCAGTACAAACACACACATTTCTTTAGGTTAGCATAAAGTCCCTCTTACCCCAATGCCTTCAGCACCTGTTCTACATGATAAACATGCTCGGATAAGCTCTGACTATAGATcagtatatcatcaaagtacACAACCACAAACTTACTTATGTATGGCCTTAGAACCTCGTTCATAAGCCTCATGAATGTGCTGAGGGCGTTGGTAAggccaaatggcatcacaagcCACTCGTACAAACCTTGTTTCATCTTGAAGGCGGTTTTCCACTCATAACCTTCCTTCATACGAACTTGGTGGTATCCACTCCTGagatcaatcttagaaaacacagTAGAACCACTTAGTTCATccagcatatcatctaatctaggtatagggtaccgatatttgatggttatgttgttgatggctcggcagtccacacacatgcgccatgtTCCGTCCTTCTTAGGCATCAATAGGACCGAGACCGCACAATGACTTAGGCTTTCACGGATATAGCCCTTGTCCATGAGGTCTTGGACCTgcctctccaactccttggcctcttCAGGATTAACTCGGTAAGCGGCTCGGTCGGGCAGTGGTGCGCCTGGTACAAGGTCGATCTGGTGCTCAATGCCGCGGATAGGGGGTAATCCGGCTGGTATATCATCAGGGAAGACGTCCTTGTACTTCTCCATGAGGTCTTGCATCTCGCCAGGTAGCTCTTGAGCTtcaaaacctgcaaaacaacTTTCCTTAAAGACCATTAGCAGCACCTGCGTCTCATGATATAAAGATTTAAGTACTTGGTCTGAAGTCATATAAAGGTTGGTTTTACTTACCTTTCCAGCCTGGTCCATTGATTTCTGCATATCATGGACTTCTTGTGGACTAAGGGGAGCTAGGTTGTGCTTCTTGTTGTTATGGCAGAAGCTGTAGACATTGGTCCGACCATGGTGGCCGGCCTGCCTGCCAAGAAGTATGTGGCCGGCTTGCATGGGAACAACATCACACTTCACCTGGTCATGGTACCTGCCAATACTAAAAGACACAACAACTTGCTCAGCTAGCTTGAGCTCGGTCTCATCATTGAGCCACTTGAGTCGGTATGGTCGCGGGTGTGGAGTCTTGATcaaacctagcttatcaacaagATACTTACTGGCCACATTAGTACAAGAACCACCATCTATGATAAAGCTAcataccttttgttccacactacatcttgtatgaaagatgttttctctttggacaATTTCAGGATCAAAGAGGGCACTGAGGGATCGTCTGGTCACTAGTAACTCACCAGTCTCCGGATAATCGACCAATTCCTCATCAGATGCCTCCGTCTCCACCTCGGCCTCATCTTGAGATTCATACTCACCATCGGCCTTAAGGACCATCACTCTCTTGTTTGGACAATCTCTAGCATAATGTCCTTTTCCCTGACATTTAAAACAAGTAATGTCACGGGTCCATTGAGTTTGAGCTTGAGACTTAAGTTGGTCGGATTGACCAGTCTTGGACAGCTCAGATTGGTTCTTCTTGAACTGGTTCTCCACTTCTATGGATTTGCCCTTGGAACCGGCTGGAGGCCAAGTGGTCTTACTCCTGGCCGTGGACACATTCTTCCTCTTGATGTGCTGTTCCACCTGGATGGCAAAGTGAAGGAGATCATTAAAGTTCTCATACGGCTGCCTCTCCACTTTACGAGCAATACGGTCTTGTAACCCATCAAGGAACTGAACCATCAGCGTCTCATCTGGATCACGTGTCTTGAGCTTGTTCCTAAGAGCCTCGAACTCTTCAAAGTATTCCTCCACTGACTTAGTACCTTGAGACAACTTTCGAAAACGTTTTAGTAAGTCCCTTTGGTAATAAGTTGGAATGTACCTGGTGCGAAGCTTGGATCGCATCTCGTTCCAAGTCTCAACTCTATAGACTCGGCCTGCCTCAGCAACTTCTCTATCCCACCAGGCCAGAGCATTCTCAGTCAGTTGGGCGGCAGCTAAGGTGATCTTCCTAGCCTCGGAGTACAGGTAGTAGTTAAAGATGTACTCCATGCGCCTTTCCCACTCAATGTAAGCATCCGGATTGACCTTCCCGGAAAATGTAGGTGGAGTCAGTTTAAGCTCATTGCCTCCTTGCCATGGAACTTCATCTTAACGGAACCTCCTCCTGACCGGACTCCCATCGCCTTGGACCCGGTACTCTCGCCGGCCGCCTCGCCCTCCACGGACTGGTCGGTATGCGTCACGGTCGGGTGGCTCAGAGTCAGAACTATCATCCTCCTCAGATTGGGATTGGTCCTCCTCTCGGTTGGGTCGGTTCCTCCTCTCAGCATGCGGCTCATCACCTCGGTTGGGCTGTTCCATCCGGGCTAGTTACTCGGTAACAGCAGCAAGGGCAGCAGTGAGTTGAGCTTGGCCGGCTATCAACTGGGCATTGATGTCAGCTTGGTTTAAGTCTCCCATTTCTTCCTGAaagtaagaaagaaaagaagatcaaGTGCAAAAGGGAAAtgacaaagaaaagaaagaagaaagaaagaagaaatgacttaagaaaaaaaaagatcaaactTTAAATGCGAAATGAatgcaaatcttttttttttttttgatttatgaaaattaaatttgaaagtttaaagaaaaggaaagttgaaatcttttttttttaagtttgaaaaagaattaaaatcgacaaagtttaaaaatagaaagaagaatttgaaaactaaatgcaaatcaaaattcaaaagatgattgaaagattttttttttaaatgatgattgaagaaaattaaatatgatTGCACAATCaggaatgaatgcaaacaatCAGTCCTAAGTGATTTATGCAAATGCAATCAGAATAAATGCAAAAATGATCAGTTAATTCTAAACAGGGAAAGTAAAATCGATCAAGCAGCAAAAAACAAGTTGACTAAATGCTGC includes:
- the LOC130502399 gene encoding uncharacterized protein LOC130502399; the protein is MEQPNRGDEPHAERRNRPNREEDQSQSEEDDSSDSEPPDRDAYRPVRGGRGGRREYRVQGDGSPVNPDAYIEWERRMEYIFNYYLYSEARKITLAAAQLTENALAWWDREVAEAGRVYRVETWNEMRSKLRTRYIPTYYQRDLLKRFRKLSQGTKSVEEYFEEFEALRNKLKTRDPDETLMVQFLDGLQDRIARKVERQPYENFNDLLHFAIQVEQHIKRKNVSTARSKTTWPPAGSKGKSIEVENQFKKNQSELSKTGQSDQLKSQAQTQWTRDITCFKCQGKGHYARDCPNKRVMVLKADGEYESQDEAEVETEASDEELVDYPETDGGSCTNVASKYLVDKLGLIKTPHPRPYRLKWLNDETELKLAEQVVVSFSIGRYHDQVKCDVVPMQAGHILLGRQAGHHGRTNVYSFCHNNKKHNLAPLSPQEVHDMQKSMDQAGKVLLMVFKESCFAGFEAQELPGEMQDLMEKYKDVFPDDIPAGLPPIRGIEHQIDLVPGAPLPDRAAYRVNPEEAKELERQVQDLMDKGYIRESLSHCAVSVLLMPKKDGTWRMSGYHQVRMKEGYEWKTAFKMKQGLYEWLVMPFGLTNALSTFMRLMNESELIRACLSCRTGAEGIGGQKVDEEKIKAIQDWPTPTTIGHVRSFHGLASFYRRFVKDFSTIAAPMTSVIKKNVSFTWGPAKEESLPNFDKTYEIECDASDHETLKHLRGQTALKKRHARWLEFVETFPYVIKYKKGKDNVVADALSRRHTLISTMEAKIMGFEYIKDSYVTDPYFQEVFRKTTKRAAGPYYQQEGFLFKEKKLCIPQGSMRELLVREAHGGGLMGHFGRDKTLSVLTDHFFWPNMRKDVGNLCTKCIVCLKTKSRFSKMAHSACNTTNDATQIAHLFFKEV